The region CGTAAAAAAGATTTAGCATCTAAAAAAGCTTACTATGAACAAGCAAAAGCACTTGTAGAGCAGGGGCTTAAAACAAAAGCTGATTCAAGCCGTTTTTTATCGGCTTATTATGCATCTCTTGAGATGCTTGCAATCTCAAAAGCCTCTCTAAATAAAGCAAAAAAATCTTTATCTTTATATATGAATGAAGAGATAAAACAAGAGACAACATTTCAAGAAAATATTATAGAAAAAGAATCTATCTTTAAAGACACCAAAATAGAAGATGAAATTTTACTAAACAACTCTCAACTAAAAATAGATGCACAAAAGATAGATAAAAACAGACTATTATACAAGTCTGCTAAAGCTTCTCACTATGGTTCTATAGATGCTGTTGCATCTTATAAACACTTTGATACATTAAACTCTTACGACTCTTCATTAGTCGGAGTGACACTTGATATACCTCTTTATAGTGGTGGAAGATTGAGCGCTGAGGCTCAAAAAGCTCAAATAGAAATTCAAGTAGCAAAAGAACAACAAATGTCTAAAATACTAGCTATAAAAGATGAACTCTCAAATCTTATGATTGATATTAAAAGATATGAAAAAACAATTGAGTCAAAACAAGTTCAACTTATTTGGGCAAATGAAACGAAAGATGTTTTACAATGTAGGTACAAAGAGGGGTTATCAACTTACATAGAAGTCCTAGATGCAGAGTCTTTGGCACTAGATGC is a window of uncultured Sulfurimonas sp. DNA encoding:
- a CDS encoding TolC family protein: MKKSLLIFNLLSIYLFANTLTLQESIDKTLANNPDIKSLKLKITQSQKSYDVAFADYLPQINLQAEYDITQTYVLPSAGTFSTKDDDGWNIGANLKQKIWDFKRTSSKLEASKIDEDIATLSLEEMQALMVYRVKSLYKFIVVQKEDIEVRKKDLASKKAYYEQAKALVEQGLKTKADSSRFLSAYYASLEMLAISKASLNKAKKSLSLYMNEEIKQETTFQENIIEKESIFKDTKIEDEILLNNSQLKIDAQKIDKNRLLYKSAKASHYGSIDAVASYKHFDTLNSYDSSLVGVTLDIPLYSGGRLSAEAQKAQIEIQVAKEQQMSKILAIKDELSNLMIDIKRYEKTIESKQVQLIWANETKDVLQCRYKEGLSTYIEVLDAESLALDAQIGLLEAFYTKSVAIDHIDYLKGKIQ